A genomic segment from Vanacampus margaritifer isolate UIUO_Vmar chromosome 3, RoL_Vmar_1.0, whole genome shotgun sequence encodes:
- the ppef2a gene encoding serine/threonine-protein phosphatase with EF-hands 2 isoform X1, which produces MGCGVSKSNQFHKHAVKAIRAAVLIQQWYRQYVARMEMRRRYTWHIFQSIEYSGEQAQIKLYNFLGYLMDNFTPSSNERNLISHIFRENEVCRDAEWERYFCYQNIEVPEIYSGPQLCFPLHVEQVVCMVEAFRNKKQLHSRYVLQLLLETWRLLRKLPNISRISTCHSKEITICGDLHGQLEDLLLIFYKNGTPSLEKPYVFNGDFVDRGKDSMEILLILFAFLLVYPTEVHLNRGNHEDHIINLRYGFTKEVLTKYKMHGKRILKLLQKIFSWLPLATVIDQKVLVLHGGISDCTDLGVLAKADRHTYVSALRPPKKKKKQQSSTGASIDSDVDDDLANHRLFQRRASFTCPKPLVARDGFPNRSLQDFSDRIKVNVEDELTDCQQREKESQASLESVASDNAKEEWKQILDLLWSDPMSQDGCIPNELRGGGCYWGPDVTEDFLAKHNMQLIVRSHECKQDGYEFCHNRKVLTLFSASNYYDVGSNRGAYVKLGPDLVPYLVQYQASSMTRELTARQSVGQTERSALKVLREQLFSHKSDLICAFKSFDCGNTGLVSMTDWVTAVESVMRLGLPWRMLRSQLVISKRGDGLIDYQQWFNELAIKGANADHIDQCLLETLYRHRSTLETIFRIIDTDNSGFISPSDFRQTWKLLSAYLKMEITDEAISELAVAIDSNRDGAIDIDEFMEAFRLTDKKSRLERGRSMFMVTTTDLTALDQDEHV; this is translated from the exons ATGGGATGTGGCGTCTCCAAGTCCAACCAGTTCCACAAGCACGCAGTAAAAG CGATCAGGGCGGCCGTCCTGATCCAGCAGTGGTACCGTCAGTATGTTGCACGCATGGAGATGAGGAGGAGGTACACCTGGCACATCTTCCAGTCCATCGAGTACTCGGGAGAGCAGGCTCAGATCAAG CTGTATAACTTCCTGGGCTACCTCATGGACAACTTCACACCATCAAGCAATGAAC GGAACCTGATCTCGCACATCTTCCGCGAGAACGAGGTGTGTCGCGACGCCGAGTGGGAGCGCTACTTCTGCTACCAGAACATCGAGGTGCCCGAGATCTACTCGGGTCCGCAACTGTGCTTCCCTCTTCACGTGGAGCAGGTGGTCTGCATGGTGGAGGCATTCAGGAACAAGAAG CAGCTGCACTCGCGCTACGTCCTGCAGCTCCTCCTGGAGACGTGGAGGCTGCTGCGCAAGTTGCCCAACATCAGCCGCATCTCCACATGCCACAGCAAGGAAATCACCATTTGCG GTGATTTGCACGGGCAGCTGGAAGACCTGCTGTTGATTTTCTATAAG AACGGAACGCCGTCCCTGGAGAAGCCTTACGTGTTCAACGGCGACTTTGTGGACCGAGGCAAAGACTCCATGGAgatcctcctcatcctcttcgCCTTCTTGCTGGTCTATCCCACCGAGGTGCACCTGAACCGAGGCAACCACGAGGACCACATCATCAACCTGCG GTACGGCTTCACCAAGGAAGTGTTGACCAAATACAAG ATGCACGGCAAACGGATCCTAAAACTGCTCCAGAAGATCTTCAGCTGGTTGCCGCTGGCGACGGTCATCGACCAGAAAGTTCTGGTCTTGCACGGCGGCATTTCGGACTGCACCGACCTCGGCGTGCTGGCAAAAGCGGACCGACACACC tACGTTTCGGCGCTCCGGCctcccaagaagaagaagaagcagcagagCTCCACGGGCGCGTCCATCGACTCCGACGTGGACGACGACCTGGCCAATCACAGGCTCTTCCAGCGGCGGGCTTCCTTCACGTGTCCCAAACCGCTCGTCGCCCGCGACGGCTTCCCCAACCGATCCCTGCAGGACTTTTCCGATCGGATCAAGGTCAACGTGGAGGACGAGTTGACGGATTGCCagcagagagaaaaagaaagccaGGCCTCTTTGGAGTCGGTGGCGAGCGACAACGCCAAGGAAGAGTGGAAGCAG ATCCTGGACCTGCTGTGGAGCGACCCCATGTCGCAGGACGGCTGCATCCCCAACGAGCTGAGAGGCGGCGGATGCTATTGGGGCCCCGACGTGACCGAGGACTTCCTGGCCAAGCACAACATGCAGCTCATCGTGCGCTCGCACGAGTGCAAACAGGACGGCTACGAGTTCTGCCACAACCGCAAG GTCCTGACGCTCTTCTCGGCCTCCAACTATTACGACGTGGGGAGCAACCGAGGGGCTTACGTCAAACTGGGACCCGACCTTGTGCCTTACCTGGTTCAGTACCAGGCCAGCAGCATGACCCGAGAACTCACGGCCCGACAAAG CGTCGGGCAGACGGAGCGCTCGGCCCTCAAAGTCCTTCGGGAGCAGCTGTTTTCCCACAAGTCGGACCTCATTTGTGCCTTCAAGAGTTTCGACTGCGGCAACACGG GTCTGGTGTCGATGACGGATTGGGTGACGGCGGTGGAGAGCGTGATGCGATTGGGCCTCCCCTGGCGGATGTTGCGCTCTCAGCTGGTCATCAGCAAGCGCGGCGACGGCCTCATCGACTACCAGCAGTGGTTCAACGAGCTCGCCATCAAAGGGGCCAACGCTGAC CATATCGACCAATGTCTGCTTGAGACCTTGTACCGCCACCGCTCCACCCTGGAGACCATCTTCAGGATCATCGACACGGATAACTCAG GTTTCATCTCGCCGTCGGACTTCCGCCAGACGTGGAAGCTGCTGAGCGCGTACCTGAAGATGGAGATCACGGACGAGGCCATCTCGGAGCTGGCGGTGGCCATCGACAGCAACCGCGACGGCGCCATCGACATCGACGAGTTCATGGAGGCCTTCCGCCTCACCGACAAGAAGAGTCGGCTGGAGAGGGGACGCAGCATGTTCATGGTCACCACCACCGACCTCACCGCGCTCGACCAAGACGAACACGTTTGA
- the ppef2a gene encoding serine/threonine-protein phosphatase with EF-hands 2 isoform X2, whose translation MEMRRRYTWHIFQSIEYSGEQAQIKLYNFLGYLMDNFTPSSNERNLISHIFRENEVCRDAEWERYFCYQNIEVPEIYSGPQLCFPLHVEQVVCMVEAFRNKKQLHSRYVLQLLLETWRLLRKLPNISRISTCHSKEITICGDLHGQLEDLLLIFYKNGTPSLEKPYVFNGDFVDRGKDSMEILLILFAFLLVYPTEVHLNRGNHEDHIINLRYGFTKEVLTKYKMHGKRILKLLQKIFSWLPLATVIDQKVLVLHGGISDCTDLGVLAKADRHTYVSALRPPKKKKKQQSSTGASIDSDVDDDLANHRLFQRRASFTCPKPLVARDGFPNRSLQDFSDRIKVNVEDELTDCQQREKESQASLESVASDNAKEEWKQILDLLWSDPMSQDGCIPNELRGGGCYWGPDVTEDFLAKHNMQLIVRSHECKQDGYEFCHNRKVLTLFSASNYYDVGSNRGAYVKLGPDLVPYLVQYQASSMTRELTARQSVGQTERSALKVLREQLFSHKSDLICAFKSFDCGNTGLVSMTDWVTAVESVMRLGLPWRMLRSQLVISKRGDGLIDYQQWFNELAIKGANADHIDQCLLETLYRHRSTLETIFRIIDTDNSGFISPSDFRQTWKLLSAYLKMEITDEAISELAVAIDSNRDGAIDIDEFMEAFRLTDKKSRLERGRSMFMVTTTDLTALDQDEHV comes from the exons ATGGAGATGAGGAGGAGGTACACCTGGCACATCTTCCAGTCCATCGAGTACTCGGGAGAGCAGGCTCAGATCAAG CTGTATAACTTCCTGGGCTACCTCATGGACAACTTCACACCATCAAGCAATGAAC GGAACCTGATCTCGCACATCTTCCGCGAGAACGAGGTGTGTCGCGACGCCGAGTGGGAGCGCTACTTCTGCTACCAGAACATCGAGGTGCCCGAGATCTACTCGGGTCCGCAACTGTGCTTCCCTCTTCACGTGGAGCAGGTGGTCTGCATGGTGGAGGCATTCAGGAACAAGAAG CAGCTGCACTCGCGCTACGTCCTGCAGCTCCTCCTGGAGACGTGGAGGCTGCTGCGCAAGTTGCCCAACATCAGCCGCATCTCCACATGCCACAGCAAGGAAATCACCATTTGCG GTGATTTGCACGGGCAGCTGGAAGACCTGCTGTTGATTTTCTATAAG AACGGAACGCCGTCCCTGGAGAAGCCTTACGTGTTCAACGGCGACTTTGTGGACCGAGGCAAAGACTCCATGGAgatcctcctcatcctcttcgCCTTCTTGCTGGTCTATCCCACCGAGGTGCACCTGAACCGAGGCAACCACGAGGACCACATCATCAACCTGCG GTACGGCTTCACCAAGGAAGTGTTGACCAAATACAAG ATGCACGGCAAACGGATCCTAAAACTGCTCCAGAAGATCTTCAGCTGGTTGCCGCTGGCGACGGTCATCGACCAGAAAGTTCTGGTCTTGCACGGCGGCATTTCGGACTGCACCGACCTCGGCGTGCTGGCAAAAGCGGACCGACACACC tACGTTTCGGCGCTCCGGCctcccaagaagaagaagaagcagcagagCTCCACGGGCGCGTCCATCGACTCCGACGTGGACGACGACCTGGCCAATCACAGGCTCTTCCAGCGGCGGGCTTCCTTCACGTGTCCCAAACCGCTCGTCGCCCGCGACGGCTTCCCCAACCGATCCCTGCAGGACTTTTCCGATCGGATCAAGGTCAACGTGGAGGACGAGTTGACGGATTGCCagcagagagaaaaagaaagccaGGCCTCTTTGGAGTCGGTGGCGAGCGACAACGCCAAGGAAGAGTGGAAGCAG ATCCTGGACCTGCTGTGGAGCGACCCCATGTCGCAGGACGGCTGCATCCCCAACGAGCTGAGAGGCGGCGGATGCTATTGGGGCCCCGACGTGACCGAGGACTTCCTGGCCAAGCACAACATGCAGCTCATCGTGCGCTCGCACGAGTGCAAACAGGACGGCTACGAGTTCTGCCACAACCGCAAG GTCCTGACGCTCTTCTCGGCCTCCAACTATTACGACGTGGGGAGCAACCGAGGGGCTTACGTCAAACTGGGACCCGACCTTGTGCCTTACCTGGTTCAGTACCAGGCCAGCAGCATGACCCGAGAACTCACGGCCCGACAAAG CGTCGGGCAGACGGAGCGCTCGGCCCTCAAAGTCCTTCGGGAGCAGCTGTTTTCCCACAAGTCGGACCTCATTTGTGCCTTCAAGAGTTTCGACTGCGGCAACACGG GTCTGGTGTCGATGACGGATTGGGTGACGGCGGTGGAGAGCGTGATGCGATTGGGCCTCCCCTGGCGGATGTTGCGCTCTCAGCTGGTCATCAGCAAGCGCGGCGACGGCCTCATCGACTACCAGCAGTGGTTCAACGAGCTCGCCATCAAAGGGGCCAACGCTGAC CATATCGACCAATGTCTGCTTGAGACCTTGTACCGCCACCGCTCCACCCTGGAGACCATCTTCAGGATCATCGACACGGATAACTCAG GTTTCATCTCGCCGTCGGACTTCCGCCAGACGTGGAAGCTGCTGAGCGCGTACCTGAAGATGGAGATCACGGACGAGGCCATCTCGGAGCTGGCGGTGGCCATCGACAGCAACCGCGACGGCGCCATCGACATCGACGAGTTCATGGAGGCCTTCCGCCTCACCGACAAGAAGAGTCGGCTGGAGAGGGGACGCAGCATGTTCATGGTCACCACCACCGACCTCACCGCGCTCGACCAAGACGAACACGTTTGA